In Chryseobacterium gleum, a single genomic region encodes these proteins:
- the glsA gene encoding glutaminase A, whose product MKNNRFLFSAKGICTAAFIFLSTIVYAQKTADISTISEKTLNTILEKNRAYYTQGKVADYIPELGKMDAKAIAFSVVDKNGKVFNTGDVHKKFTMQSISKIISLMVAVNEKGETNIFDKMGYFGSDKPFNHFSNLETTGKPLNPMMNAGAILTTSLISGEGEKPFLKILDMVRYITKNPSIDYNKSVYESEKSTGHRNRGMFYIMKNSGLISGNEDQLDNYFKQCSIELTAEDLAKIGYFFANQCVRFDGDSTYKNADMAKLVESQMLTAGMYEFSGEYSRTVGLPSKSGVGGGITVSVPGKIGIGVFSPALDQHGNSLAGYHMILDLAKQYGLSVF is encoded by the coding sequence ATGAAAAACAACCGCTTTTTATTTTCTGCGAAAGGAATCTGTACGGCAGCTTTTATTTTCTTAAGCACAATTGTTTATGCACAGAAAACAGCAGATATCTCAACCATTTCAGAAAAAACCTTAAACACCATTCTGGAGAAAAACAGAGCGTATTACACCCAGGGAAAAGTGGCAGATTATATTCCTGAACTGGGAAAAATGGATGCTAAAGCAATTGCTTTTTCAGTGGTAGACAAAAATGGAAAAGTATTCAATACCGGTGACGTCCATAAGAAATTCACCATGCAAAGCATTTCCAAAATCATATCATTAATGGTAGCTGTCAATGAAAAAGGAGAAACCAATATCTTTGATAAAATGGGGTATTTTGGTTCTGACAAACCTTTCAATCATTTTTCAAACCTGGAAACTACAGGTAAACCGCTTAATCCTATGATGAATGCAGGAGCAATTCTTACCACTTCCCTCATTTCTGGAGAAGGTGAAAAACCATTTCTGAAAATACTTGACATGGTAAGATATATCACCAAAAACCCTTCAATAGACTACAACAAATCCGTTTACGAATCCGAAAAATCAACAGGACACCGCAACCGCGGGATGTTTTATATTATGAAAAACAGCGGACTGATCTCAGGGAACGAAGATCAGCTGGATAACTATTTCAAGCAGTGTTCTATTGAACTTACTGCAGAAGACCTTGCGAAAATCGGGTACTTCTTTGCCAACCAATGTGTAAGATTTGATGGAGACTCCACCTATAAAAATGCCGACATGGCAAAATTGGTGGAATCACAGATGCTGACGGCTGGCATGTATGAATTCAGCGGTGAATATTCCAGAACTGTAGGCCTGCCAAGTAAATCCGGTGTAGGAGGCGGAATTACCGTGAGTGTTCCCGGAAAAATAGGAATCGGAGTCTTCAGTCCTGCCTTAGATCAGCATGGAAATTCGCTGGCGGGTTACCATATGATTTTAGATCTTGCAAAACAGTACGGATTAAGCGTATTTTAA
- a CDS encoding alpha/beta fold hydrolase, with the protein MKQTTIFRSDAHKERVLEQYDTALANFKGNIRQQVVPTNFGETQVLSYGNEDHPKLVLLHGANSNAASWMKDLALYSKEYKVYAIDIIGEPGKSEQNRLPYQGNDYSDWLNEIFQQLKITKASLVGLSQGGWLAIKFAVRYPEKISQLVLLSPAGVVKTKRSFVLKAVFFSLLGNAGKRKINKLITGSQKIDQSVLDFMDLMQSSVEARMDKEYIFSDEELRNIAMPVFFIGGADDVIRDSTEIKERLERLLPDFESYIDPDKGHVLIGLADKINAFLLKRRND; encoded by the coding sequence ATGAAACAGACAACAATTTTCAGATCAGATGCTCACAAAGAAAGAGTGCTGGAGCAATATGATACTGCGTTAGCAAATTTTAAAGGAAATATCCGTCAGCAAGTGGTTCCAACAAACTTTGGAGAAACCCAAGTTCTGAGCTATGGAAATGAAGATCATCCTAAACTTGTATTACTTCATGGAGCTAATTCTAACGCTGCATCCTGGATGAAGGATCTTGCTTTGTACAGCAAAGAATACAAAGTGTACGCTATTGATATTATCGGGGAACCAGGTAAAAGTGAGCAAAACAGACTTCCTTATCAAGGTAATGATTACAGTGATTGGCTGAATGAGATTTTCCAACAACTGAAAATAACAAAAGCTTCTTTGGTGGGATTGTCTCAAGGCGGATGGCTTGCGATAAAGTTTGCAGTCAGATATCCAGAAAAAATCAGTCAGCTTGTTCTTCTTTCTCCGGCAGGAGTTGTAAAAACAAAGCGCAGTTTTGTTTTAAAAGCGGTATTCTTTTCTTTACTTGGAAATGCCGGGAAGAGAAAAATCAATAAACTGATAACCGGTTCGCAAAAAATAGATCAGTCTGTTCTGGACTTTATGGATCTTATGCAGTCCTCTGTGGAGGCAAGGATGGATAAGGAATATATTTTTTCTGATGAAGAATTGAGAAATATTGCCATGCCTGTCTTTTTTATAGGTGGAGCAGATGATGTGATCAGGGATTCTACAGAAATAAAAGAAAGACTTGAAAGGTTACTTCCTGATTTTGAATCCTATATTGATCCTGACAAAGGGCATGTGCTGATTGGTTTAGCAGATAAAATAAATGCGTTTTTACTAAAGAGAAGGAATGATTAA
- a CDS encoding PKD domain-containing protein, giving the protein MKNNTYFGRQHIFRWLLLCWLLVPWVLQAQARITWTAQVGCQEFRGEKDGQIPDNGIAYSYINSSQCLRVCEVSDVVYEVQGPNVSAVQWTVAGGTVTTSGPGNTIGNVAWGTAGNGSLQAVITYNDGTVETQTICIEKINRPIAKFEMLNLDEVVCRNTTIYFDNLSDQNGGSDIVNYFWDFGDNTTSTAFEPSHLYANPGNYTIQLTVTNKCGCQSKYKKQIKVLKADPVQINCASVVCEGSKETYSAQDGCSKGQWKVIGGTIVGTNGNEIEVVWDQVDPLEGFGYVMYMSECACPEWTTIKIPVVLKNAKIKGQAVICSGRQYTYSIPQWPTTKVLWNVTGPAGGQLTNTQQRNEIVFSANQPGTYHLTANYFNTLLSCEGQASIDIVVEAPVLVSGGVDEICAGTSQGFTASPNVPVIWKVTTGSSTYTSPAMTGIFNYNFATAGTYTVTATKQGGGCESNARIIKVLPIPQPPLGTISGETKVCPGRPYVYTISSVDSGMVPVWSVTNGTIQGSNAGSSVTVIFNAGATSYTVSAQNKSISNAGCLSAPKSFNVTKLDLSTIVINPNSGPFCPSSTQTFSANLNGIVPDSMEWSFASSNFGSVVGGQGTANITVNFNEISSTSTTDLILKVVKCGVTQTITMPVSLITLPVVSFTNVGGICLGSNLTFTVNQGTITSATNVTFTFANGTTFTTAFNPSGVYSFPNTGYIQNNSGNNVSQTVTVTYEGTNGCNYKPTASANFIIYPETIITISPVYNIAVCDPTTMAPYTLTANSSTGLTNIVSWQWYKDNTVISGATTNSYVIFGAGAFGTYKVQAVDINGCVVYSQNVNVTQSCPSSGSCTTDPQINFVPAWSACNNITVSGLTYNGIPDQIQWLSDSVLTLVSGQGTASPVYQTNLAGAHIVFVRLRYGSCWYSKGVEVRKHYEPKFNISTVCNGSGYTVTLFNTSTIFDINPASVTYTFTSSGQPTQTGQSATYNLMPGTYTFTMTVSSPGKPTCTTTQTITLAPVPDTTFLVPAWLCARSPITFSPITYVPGNTYTWIFDGTSYITTGPDATITYNTAGTKTIQLKIRTPMGCEYTSAVISVNVKEASLDGTITPPSLVACMGSAPNIVFTSTVGTPSQYIWMNGSQPVPGAPNSQVFTPTQSGSYWPVLVSSDGCRSNVMSAAAVPVTLKNPPYVNISGTANICDGSSTVLTGIVTDNTLEYQWKKGNSIVTPWASAPYPIALSTGPLSAGTYVYTLEVRTPGTSGCTSSKSFTVTVSSPPAPISVSYNLVNCQPYEIMLTASGPSAGVYNWSNGMTGQSITVNEGGAYQVIYTAPSGCKVVGNAQVPLSLESLMWVFPTGCYDECLREGHYILGPKGVFDHHEWQLFGNNIQSGNNDYIYPLYINYAGTYQLQIDHLGCQFTSGTMNYYPGKECGFETDCKLEADIKGMKWFGDHYKVYGVIYNTGSQPISLTVSSLNGFGVYIPSIITIPAGGMYDMNANPLAFYPNSGFQGADEILFSNDTCKFTTKAVDPDWMGMRSAGRNVVAASVSSLKMIPNPAKEKVKISYNTGDEKLLAKQVTVFDAMGNIKFRKELKAASGEVDVEVTSWLQGVYIVIVQTGDTSLQGKLIKN; this is encoded by the coding sequence ATGAAAAACAACACCTATTTTGGTAGGCAGCACATCTTCAGATGGCTCCTGCTATGTTGGCTTTTGGTACCCTGGGTACTGCAAGCGCAAGCTCGAATTACATGGACCGCTCAGGTCGGATGCCAAGAGTTCCGTGGCGAAAAAGATGGCCAGATCCCTGATAACGGTATCGCTTATTCCTACATCAATTCATCGCAATGTCTCCGTGTCTGTGAGGTATCCGATGTGGTATATGAGGTTCAGGGGCCAAATGTTTCCGCCGTTCAATGGACGGTTGCAGGCGGAACAGTCACCACTTCAGGACCTGGTAACACTATAGGCAATGTAGCCTGGGGAACGGCAGGTAACGGATCTTTGCAGGCTGTCATTACGTACAATGACGGAACTGTAGAAACCCAGACAATCTGTATTGAAAAGATCAACCGGCCGATTGCCAAGTTTGAAATGTTAAATCTGGATGAAGTGGTATGCAGAAATACGACGATCTATTTTGACAACCTTTCTGACCAGAACGGAGGATCGGATATTGTCAATTATTTCTGGGACTTTGGCGATAATACAACCTCCACAGCTTTTGAACCCTCTCACTTATATGCTAACCCCGGAAATTATACCATTCAGCTTACCGTAACCAATAAATGCGGTTGCCAGAGTAAATATAAAAAGCAGATCAAGGTATTGAAAGCTGATCCTGTACAGATCAACTGTGCTTCAGTGGTTTGTGAAGGCAGTAAAGAAACCTACAGTGCTCAGGATGGATGTAGCAAAGGACAATGGAAAGTAATCGGAGGCACAATTGTGGGCACTAACGGTAACGAGATTGAAGTAGTCTGGGATCAGGTAGACCCGCTTGAAGGATTCGGATATGTAATGTATATGTCAGAATGTGCCTGCCCAGAATGGACTACCATCAAAATTCCTGTGGTTTTAAAGAATGCAAAAATTAAAGGACAGGCGGTAATATGTTCCGGCAGGCAGTATACCTATTCAATTCCTCAGTGGCCTACAACCAAGGTTCTATGGAATGTAACGGGGCCTGCGGGAGGTCAGCTGACCAATACCCAGCAAAGAAATGAAATTGTTTTCTCTGCCAATCAGCCGGGTACATATCATCTTACCGCTAATTATTTCAATACATTATTGTCCTGCGAAGGACAGGCTTCTATTGATATTGTTGTAGAAGCACCGGTACTGGTAAGCGGTGGTGTAGATGAAATCTGTGCAGGAACAAGCCAGGGATTCACGGCTTCACCTAACGTACCTGTTATCTGGAAAGTAACCACGGGAAGTTCTACGTATACCTCTCCGGCAATGACAGGAATATTCAACTACAACTTTGCAACAGCAGGAACTTATACGGTTACCGCTACCAAACAGGGTGGAGGTTGTGAAAGCAATGCAAGAATTATCAAGGTTCTGCCTATTCCCCAGCCACCTTTAGGAACAATATCCGGAGAAACAAAAGTATGTCCGGGAAGACCTTATGTTTATACTATTAGTTCTGTTGACTCAGGAATGGTACCGGTTTGGAGTGTAACCAACGGAACTATTCAGGGAAGTAATGCGGGATCTTCAGTAACGGTTATATTTAATGCAGGAGCCACGTCATATACAGTCTCTGCTCAGAACAAATCTATCAGTAATGCAGGATGTCTTTCAGCTCCTAAGTCATTTAATGTGACGAAACTGGATCTCAGCACGATTGTAATTAATCCTAACTCAGGGCCTTTCTGTCCGAGCAGCACTCAGACTTTCAGTGCTAATCTGAACGGAATTGTTCCGGATTCTATGGAATGGTCATTTGCGAGCTCTAACTTCGGAAGTGTTGTTGGCGGACAGGGTACAGCTAATATTACTGTAAACTTCAACGAAATTTCCTCAACGAGTACGACCGATCTGATTCTGAAAGTTGTAAAATGTGGAGTAACCCAGACGATTACAATGCCGGTATCATTAATAACGCTTCCGGTAGTAAGCTTTACAAATGTTGGCGGAATCTGTTTAGGTTCAAATCTAACTTTCACCGTAAACCAGGGAACCATTACTTCAGCAACGAATGTCACCTTCACTTTTGCTAACGGAACAACGTTTACTACAGCCTTCAACCCGTCCGGAGTGTACAGCTTCCCGAATACCGGATATATTCAGAACAATTCAGGAAACAACGTTTCCCAAACGGTTACTGTAACATACGAAGGTACTAACGGCTGTAATTATAAGCCTACAGCAAGTGCTAACTTTATTATCTACCCTGAAACCATTATTACAATTTCTCCGGTATATAATATTGCAGTTTGTGATCCTACTACGATGGCGCCGTATACGCTTACGGCTAACAGTTCTACAGGACTTACCAATATTGTTTCCTGGCAATGGTATAAAGACAATACAGTTATATCAGGTGCTACGACTAATTCATATGTTATCTTTGGTGCTGGTGCTTTTGGAACCTACAAAGTACAGGCTGTAGATATTAATGGTTGTGTGGTTTATTCCCAAAATGTTAATGTAACACAGTCTTGCCCGAGCAGCGGAAGCTGTACAACGGATCCACAGATTAATTTTGTTCCGGCATGGTCAGCCTGTAATAACATTACCGTTTCGGGTTTAACTTACAACGGAATCCCGGATCAGATCCAATGGTTATCTGACAGCGTACTTACTTTAGTTTCCGGCCAGGGAACAGCTTCTCCGGTCTATCAGACTAATCTTGCAGGAGCGCATATTGTTTTTGTACGTTTAAGATACGGATCATGCTGGTACAGCAAAGGAGTAGAAGTGAGAAAGCATTACGAACCGAAATTCAATATCAGTACAGTTTGTAACGGAAGCGGATACACGGTAACGCTTTTCAATACCTCTACTATTTTTGATATTAATCCGGCGTCTGTTACCTATACCTTCACTTCATCCGGACAGCCTACTCAGACAGGACAATCTGCTACGTATAATCTGATGCCAGGTACCTATACCTTTACAATGACGGTATCTTCACCGGGAAAACCAACGTGTACAACTACACAGACTATAACATTGGCTCCTGTGCCTGATACGACATTCCTGGTTCCTGCATGGTTGTGTGCGCGTTCACCAATTACGTTCAGTCCGATAACATATGTTCCAGGAAATACCTACACATGGATTTTTGATGGTACATCCTATATTACGACAGGTCCGGATGCCACAATAACTTACAATACGGCAGGAACAAAAACAATTCAGCTGAAAATAAGAACCCCTATGGGATGTGAATATACTTCTGCTGTAATTAGTGTTAATGTGAAAGAAGCATCCCTTGACGGTACTATAACACCTCCTTCTCTTGTAGCCTGTATGGGAAGTGCTCCTAATATCGTATTTACCAGTACAGTTGGAACGCCAAGTCAGTATATCTGGATGAATGGCTCTCAACCTGTACCGGGAGCGCCAAACTCTCAGGTGTTCACACCTACACAGTCCGGAAGTTACTGGCCGGTGCTGGTATCATCAGACGGATGCAGAAGCAATGTTATGAGTGCTGCAGCAGTACCGGTAACACTTAAAAATCCGCCATATGTCAATATATCAGGAACAGCCAATATCTGTGACGGATCTTCAACAGTACTTACAGGTATTGTAACAGACAATACCCTGGAATATCAATGGAAAAAAGGGAACTCGATAGTAACACCATGGGCTTCGGCTCCTTATCCTATTGCTTTAAGTACAGGACCGTTGTCAGCAGGAACCTATGTTTATACGCTGGAAGTAAGAACTCCGGGTACATCAGGATGTACAAGCAGTAAAAGCTTTACTGTTACTGTAAGCAGTCCGCCGGCACCTATTTCGGTAAGCTATAATCTGGTTAACTGTCAGCCTTATGAGATTATGCTGACTGCCTCAGGGCCATCTGCCGGAGTTTATAACTGGAGCAACGGAATGACAGGCCAGTCGATTACAGTAAATGAAGGTGGTGCTTACCAGGTGATCTACACTGCGCCGAGCGGCTGTAAAGTGGTGGGTAATGCACAAGTGCCACTAAGTCTTGAAAGCCTGATGTGGGTATTCCCTACAGGATGCTATGATGAATGTCTTAGAGAGGGTCACTATATCTTAGGACCAAAAGGCGTTTTTGATCATCATGAATGGCAGTTGTTCGGAAACAATATCCAGAGCGGAAACAATGATTATATCTACCCGCTGTATATCAATTATGCAGGTACCTATCAGCTTCAGATTGATCATTTAGGATGTCAGTTTACGTCTGGAACCATGAACTACTATCCTGGTAAAGAATGCGGATTCGAAACAGATTGTAAACTGGAAGCGGATATCAAAGGTATGAAGTGGTTTGGAGATCACTATAAAGTGTACGGGGTCATCTACAATACCGGAAGCCAGCCGATCAGCCTTACGGTTTCAAGTCTTAATGGATTTGGAGTGTATATTCCATCTATTATTACGATTCCGGCAGGAGGAATGTATGACATGAATGCTAATCCATTGGCATTCTATCCGAACTCAGGTTTCCAGGGAGCTGATGAGATCTTATTCTCAAATGATACATGTAAGTTTACTACCAAAGCAGTAGATCCGGACTGGATGGGTATGAGAAGTGCAGGAAGAAATGTAGTTGCGGCTTCAGTTTCTTCTCTGAAAATGATCCCGAATCCTGCGAAGGAAAAAGTAAAAATCTCGTATAATACGGGCGATGAAAAATTACTCGCAAAACAGGTTACAGTTTTTGATGCCATGGGCAATATCAAATTCCGTAAAGAACTGAAAGCGGCTTCCGGAGAAGTAGACGTGGAAGTTACCAGCTGGCTGCAAGGTGTTTATATCGTTATTGTACAAACGGGAGATACATCATTACAAGGAAAACTAATTAAAAATTAG